From Carassius auratus strain Wakin chromosome 10, ASM336829v1, whole genome shotgun sequence, a single genomic window includes:
- the LOC113109572 gene encoding thymic stromal cotransporter homolog, protein MAVMMSCRKYIAPLVFCAQVASSFFDTALQMVVKERCANPDRDAEQKAITNFNMTFNMVLKFMPIVPAILLAKVGDRGYRKVPIVVPLVGYFLSRGLLLLDIVMNWPLQVLYAVPVIHGLCGGFASYWAGVMALVSVCSGEDERSVRIMRTELVYGIAGFIGSLASGHLFNLYTVDIKQGAILSSFSVLLYFLCLLHAAFFLKVDLFSELGERQEREESVGIINHEARDKINIALLFVSGILYDIAVAGGMEMLGAYVLKDPLSWGATEVGYGNAAGSLLFITSFVGVKMFTRCSVRDESMVMIGMVSFATGIYFMAFVTTTPMYFLARSVTLFALIPMPTIRSLLSKQVKGTSYGITFVMLQLSFKLASLVTTPIYTVIYQTTLDTFPGFVFTLSSIFTVLSMIPISIVGCRSARHGYERIQGN, encoded by the exons atGGCGGTAATGATGTCCTGTCGTAAATACATCGCGCCTCTAGTGTTCTGTGCCCAGGTGGCCAGCTCGTTTTTTGACACTGCTCTCCAAATGGTGGTTAAAGAACGATGCGCAAACCCCGACAGAGACGCCGAGCAGAAAGCCATCACAAACTTCAACATGACCTTCAACATGGTGCTCAAATTCATGCCAATTGTGCCAGCGATCCTTCTGGCAAAGGTTGGAGACAGAGGTTACAGGAAGGTGCCAATAGTGGTTCCTCTGGTTGGATATTTCCTGTCGAGAGGTCTGCTCTTGCTGGATATCGTGATGAACTGGCCTCTCCAGGTGCTGTACGCGGTGCCGGTGATCCACGGACTGTGCGGCGGCTTCGCGTCTTACTGGGCGGGAGTGATGGCGCTGGTGTCGGTGTGCTCCGGTGAGGACGAGCGCTCCGTGCGCATCATGAGGACCGAGCTGGTGTACGGAATCGCCGGGTTCATTGGTAGTTTGGCTTCTGGTCACTTATTTAACCTCTATACCGTAGATATCAAACAAGGAGCAATTTTATCTAGTTTCAGCGTGCTACTCTATTTCCTGTGCCTGCTCCATGCCGCATTTTTCCTGAAAGTCGATCTTTTCTCCGAGCTTGGAGAGAGGCAGGAGCGAGAGGAAAGTGTTGGGATCATAAACCACGAAGCCCGGGATAAAATTAACATCGCTTTGCTCTTCGTCAGTGGGATATTGTATGATATAGCAGTGGCTGGAGGAATGGAGATGTTGGGAGCGTATGTGCTCAAAGACCCCCTCAGCTGGGGCGCAACCGAGGTGGGCTACGGAAACGCGGCGGGATCTCTTCTCTTCATCACCAGTTTTGTAGGTGTGAAGATGTTCACAAGATGCTCTGTTAGAGATGAGAGCATGGTCATGATCGGGATGGTGTCTTTCGCGACTGGGATTTATTTCATGGCTTTTGTGACCACAACTCCGATGTACTTTTTGG CTCGTTCTGTCACTCTGTTTGCTCTGATTCCAATGCCCACCATTCGCTCACTGCTGTCCAAACAGGTCAAGGGAACCTCGTATG GCATTACCTTTGTCATGCTCCAGTTGTCCTTCAAACTTGCAAGCTTGGTCACCACACCCATCTACACAGTTATCTATCAGACCACACTTGACACATTCCCAGGGTTTGTCTTCACACTGTCCAGCATCTTCACCGTTCTTTCTATGATACCCATTAG CATTGTAGGATGCCGCTCTGCAAGACATGGATATGAGAGAATTCAAGGGAACTGA
- the LOC113109573 gene encoding A-kinase anchor protein 2-like isoform X5: MALQKSPVLSEDDSELKSERSLKTVSFFDSVSLISSGESSMELETQTNSQQSYESSGQNIVRDGREGMDSEVAKEILYLDEVLEANCCDARAEMTSNGTSSPDIKSIQVHGTGPSVRTCDTSPLYNHEVVLEGKKQTTFVDDNFNTKPNGHTMDCTRSPESPRTAIKKEARFELRPFHEEKKPSKLFDTPTKKEVRVKKIRPSEEIEELERERLELIRGQAVKKNPGIAAKWWNPPQEKTLEEELEPEQLESLRRYEERKQMRTDVNLMPQAAPRQTTFFTQPEIENKEDVVMEEIDFSAARKQFLQIEHSKQPTAPKRNVAPQLYSAKPFSRTSEVTHVERPCGSVTVANQEGVTSYNGSEVSTVKAEKIYCYSEESAMPPKENLAQNELKDDEFTCARAVMTIVKEEDSDLCQRSLNSSYHMEEIDSGLDDLSLRSQDTTVLESLSNDFSMDNISDSGASNETMSAYLENSLGEYSFPSTPMATTPINGKHESGIKSPSEQSGSYQADGLTEEELEYHAGILVQNAIQQAIAQQNDKWEPLQATQHSSPIPERHVESIEPQPQPLVERSAATPPPKVPSPLEEKKTIAPQITVVQAAPVIPVNTYKPPSPSPPASEKPEFSYFSKYSEAAELRSTAAVTRSQETEVTSGPFKLRSRKQRTLSMIEEEIRAAQEREEELKRQRQAQTLHLPRTQKLKSGTQPNKLVLAGKTAPGKIEKVRPVPPASPCSSDGALPSPLSDLGSDDSGGQRPKNFMQTLMEDYETHKVKRREKSEDNSYVRSVTTEVLEATRVTRRKSNMAIRWEAGIYANQEEAEEEEEEEEEEEEEEE, from the exons AAGTCCCCTGTACTCTCAGAGGATGACAGTGAGCTGAAAAGCGAGAGAAGCCTGAAGACTGTGAGTTTTTTCGATTCTGTGAGTCTGATATCCAGTGGTGAGAGCAGTATGGAGCTTGAAACTCAGACCAACTCTCAGCAAAGTTATGAGAGCAGTGGACAGAACATAGTGAGAGATGGAAGAGAAGGAATGGACAGCGAAGTTGCCAAGGAAATCCTTTACCTGGATGAGGTCCTTGAGGCCAACTGTTGTGATGCCAGGGCAGAAATGACTTCAAATGGGACAAGTTCCCCTGATATTAAGTCAATTCAAGTTCATGGAACTGGACCATCTGTGCGTACTTGTGACACATCTCCCTTATACAACCATGAAGTTGTTTTAGAAGGAAAAAAACAGACCACTTTTGTTGATGACAACTTCAACACCAAACCCAATGGTCATACAATGGACTGCACAAGGTCACCTGAGTCACCTAGGACAGCAATCAAGAAAGAGGCCCGTTTTGAGCTCCGACCATTTCATGAAGAGAAGAAACCTTCGAAACTATTCGACACCCCAACTAAGAAAGAAGTTCGGGTGAAGAAAATCAGACCCTCGGAGGAGATTGAAGAGCTAGAGAGGGAAAGGCTGGAACTCATCCGGGGTCAAGCAGTCAAGAAGAATCCTGGAATTGCAGCAAAATGGTGGAACCCACCTCAGGAAAAGACACTGGAAGAGGAGCTAGAGCCAGAGCAACTGGAGTCGCTTCGAAGATATGAGGAGAGGAAGCAGATGAGAACAGACGTCAACCTTATGCCTCAAGCTGCACCCAGACAGACAACCTTCTTTACCCAACCTGAAATAGAAAATAAGGAGGATGTTGTCATGGAAGAGATTGACTTTTCTGCTGCACGCAAGCAATTTTTGCAGATTGAACATAGCAAGCAGCCCACAGCCCCTAAGAGGAATGTGGCACCACAGCTTTACTCTGCCAAACCTTTCTCCAGGACTTCAGAGGTCACACATGTAGAGAGGCCATGCGGTTCTGTTACAGTTGCCAATCAAGAAGGGGTCACATCCTACAATGGAAGTGAAGTTTCTACAGTCAAAGCTGAAAAGATTTACTGCTACTCTGAAGAATCTGCCATGCCACCCAAAGAAAATTTGGCTCAGAATGAGTTGAAAGATGATGAATTTACTTGTGCCCGGGCAGTGATGACCATTGTGAAGGAAGAGGACTCTGATTTGTGTCAACGCTCTTTGAACAGCTCTTACCATATGGAAGAAATCGACTCCGGATTAGATGACCTATCCCTTCGATCTCAGGACACCACTGTACTTGAGTCGCTCTCCAATGACTTCAGTATGGACAACATAAGCGACAGTGGTGCATCAAATGAGACCATGAGTGCCTATTTGGAAAACTCTCTTGGGGAATACTCTTTTCCCTCAACTCCAATGGCCACTACACCAATCAATGGAAAACATGAAAGTGGAATCAAATCTCCAAGTGAACAGAGTGGGTCTTATCAGGCAGATGGCTTGACGGAAGAAGAGCTGGAATACCATGCAGGTATTCTTGTCCAAAACGCTATCCAACAAGCCATTGCTCAACAGAATGACAAATGGGAGCCTTTACAGGCCACACAACATTCATCCCCCATTCCTGAGAGACATGTGGAAAGTATTGAACCACAACCCCAACCTTTAGTGGAGAGATCTGCTGCAACGCCACCTCCCAAAGTGCCATCCCCCCTGGAGGAGAAGAAAACAATTGCTCCTCAGATAACTGTAGTTCAAGCTGCCCCGGTTATCCCAGTGAACACTTACAAACCTCCCAGTCCCTCTCCACCAGCAAGTGAGAAACCAGAATTCAGCTATTTCAGTAAGTACTCTGAAGCAGCAGAGCTCAGGAGCACCGCAGCTGTCACTCGTTCTCAGGAAACAGAGGTCACCTCAGGACCGTTCAAACTGCGCTCACGCAAACAGAGAACCCTGTCCATGATCGAAGAGGAGATTCGGGCGGCCCAAGAGCGTGAGGAAGAATTGAAGAGACAACGACAGGCACAAACATTGCACCTGCCCCGTACACAGAAGCTAAAGTCCGGCACCCAGCCGAACAAACTGGTCCTTGCTGGGAAGACAGCACCAG GTAAGATAGAGAAGGTTCGTCCAGTTCCTCCAGCATCGCCGTGCTCTTCAGATGGAGCTCTGCCCTCGCCGCTGTCTGATCTGGGCAGTGATGATTCTGGAGGACAGCGACCCAAAAACTTCATGCAGACTTTGATGGAGGACTACGAGACACACAAGGTCAAGCGCCGGGAGAAATCTGAGGACAACAGT TATGTCCGCTCAGTTACAACTGAG GTTCTGGAGGCAACGCGTGTCACTCGCAGAAAAAGTAACATGGCCATCCGGTGGGAGGCGGGAATCTACGCCAACCAGGAAGaggctgaggaagaggaggaggaggaggaggaggaggaggaagaggaagagtaa
- the LOC113109573 gene encoding A-kinase anchor protein 2-like isoform X6 yields MKKKSPVLSEDDSELKSERSLKTVSFFDSVSLISSGESSMELETQTNSQQSYESSGQNIVRDGREGMDSEVAKEILYLDEVLEANCCDARAEMTSNGTSSPDIKSIQVHGTGPSVRTCDTSPLYNHEVVLEGKKQTTFVDDNFNTKPNGHTMDCTRSPESPRTAIKKEARFELRPFHEEKKPSKLFDTPTKKEVRVKKIRPSEEIEELERERLELIRGQAVKKNPGIAAKWWNPPQEKTLEEELEPEQLESLRRYEERKQMRTDVNLMPQAAPRQTTFFTQPEIENKEDVVMEEIDFSAARKQFLQIEHSKQPTAPKRNVAPQLYSAKPFSRTSEVTHVERPCGSVTVANQEGVTSYNGSEVSTVKAEKIYCYSEESAMPPKENLAQNELKDDEFTCARAVMTIVKEEDSDLCQRSLNSSYHMEEIDSGLDDLSLRSQDTTVLESLSNDFSMDNISDSGASNETMSAYLENSLGEYSFPSTPMATTPINGKHESGIKSPSEQSGSYQADGLTEEELEYHAGILVQNAIQQAIAQQNDKWEPLQATQHSSPIPERHVESIEPQPQPLVERSAATPPPKVPSPLEEKKTIAPQITVVQAAPVIPVNTYKPPSPSPPASEKPEFSYFSKYSEAAELRSTAAVTRSQETEVTSGPFKLRSRKQRTLSMIEEEIRAAQEREEELKRQRQAQTLHLPRTQKLKSGTQPNKLVLAGKTAPGKIEKVRPVPPASPCSSDGALPSPLSDLGSDDSGGQRPKNFMQTLMEDYETHKVKRREKSEDNSYVRSVTTEVLEATRVTRRKSNMAIRWEAGIYANQEEAEEEEEEEEEEEEEEE; encoded by the exons Atgaaaaag AAGTCCCCTGTACTCTCAGAGGATGACAGTGAGCTGAAAAGCGAGAGAAGCCTGAAGACTGTGAGTTTTTTCGATTCTGTGAGTCTGATATCCAGTGGTGAGAGCAGTATGGAGCTTGAAACTCAGACCAACTCTCAGCAAAGTTATGAGAGCAGTGGACAGAACATAGTGAGAGATGGAAGAGAAGGAATGGACAGCGAAGTTGCCAAGGAAATCCTTTACCTGGATGAGGTCCTTGAGGCCAACTGTTGTGATGCCAGGGCAGAAATGACTTCAAATGGGACAAGTTCCCCTGATATTAAGTCAATTCAAGTTCATGGAACTGGACCATCTGTGCGTACTTGTGACACATCTCCCTTATACAACCATGAAGTTGTTTTAGAAGGAAAAAAACAGACCACTTTTGTTGATGACAACTTCAACACCAAACCCAATGGTCATACAATGGACTGCACAAGGTCACCTGAGTCACCTAGGACAGCAATCAAGAAAGAGGCCCGTTTTGAGCTCCGACCATTTCATGAAGAGAAGAAACCTTCGAAACTATTCGACACCCCAACTAAGAAAGAAGTTCGGGTGAAGAAAATCAGACCCTCGGAGGAGATTGAAGAGCTAGAGAGGGAAAGGCTGGAACTCATCCGGGGTCAAGCAGTCAAGAAGAATCCTGGAATTGCAGCAAAATGGTGGAACCCACCTCAGGAAAAGACACTGGAAGAGGAGCTAGAGCCAGAGCAACTGGAGTCGCTTCGAAGATATGAGGAGAGGAAGCAGATGAGAACAGACGTCAACCTTATGCCTCAAGCTGCACCCAGACAGACAACCTTCTTTACCCAACCTGAAATAGAAAATAAGGAGGATGTTGTCATGGAAGAGATTGACTTTTCTGCTGCACGCAAGCAATTTTTGCAGATTGAACATAGCAAGCAGCCCACAGCCCCTAAGAGGAATGTGGCACCACAGCTTTACTCTGCCAAACCTTTCTCCAGGACTTCAGAGGTCACACATGTAGAGAGGCCATGCGGTTCTGTTACAGTTGCCAATCAAGAAGGGGTCACATCCTACAATGGAAGTGAAGTTTCTACAGTCAAAGCTGAAAAGATTTACTGCTACTCTGAAGAATCTGCCATGCCACCCAAAGAAAATTTGGCTCAGAATGAGTTGAAAGATGATGAATTTACTTGTGCCCGGGCAGTGATGACCATTGTGAAGGAAGAGGACTCTGATTTGTGTCAACGCTCTTTGAACAGCTCTTACCATATGGAAGAAATCGACTCCGGATTAGATGACCTATCCCTTCGATCTCAGGACACCACTGTACTTGAGTCGCTCTCCAATGACTTCAGTATGGACAACATAAGCGACAGTGGTGCATCAAATGAGACCATGAGTGCCTATTTGGAAAACTCTCTTGGGGAATACTCTTTTCCCTCAACTCCAATGGCCACTACACCAATCAATGGAAAACATGAAAGTGGAATCAAATCTCCAAGTGAACAGAGTGGGTCTTATCAGGCAGATGGCTTGACGGAAGAAGAGCTGGAATACCATGCAGGTATTCTTGTCCAAAACGCTATCCAACAAGCCATTGCTCAACAGAATGACAAATGGGAGCCTTTACAGGCCACACAACATTCATCCCCCATTCCTGAGAGACATGTGGAAAGTATTGAACCACAACCCCAACCTTTAGTGGAGAGATCTGCTGCAACGCCACCTCCCAAAGTGCCATCCCCCCTGGAGGAGAAGAAAACAATTGCTCCTCAGATAACTGTAGTTCAAGCTGCCCCGGTTATCCCAGTGAACACTTACAAACCTCCCAGTCCCTCTCCACCAGCAAGTGAGAAACCAGAATTCAGCTATTTCAGTAAGTACTCTGAAGCAGCAGAGCTCAGGAGCACCGCAGCTGTCACTCGTTCTCAGGAAACAGAGGTCACCTCAGGACCGTTCAAACTGCGCTCACGCAAACAGAGAACCCTGTCCATGATCGAAGAGGAGATTCGGGCGGCCCAAGAGCGTGAGGAAGAATTGAAGAGACAACGACAGGCACAAACATTGCACCTGCCCCGTACACAGAAGCTAAAGTCCGGCACCCAGCCGAACAAACTGGTCCTTGCTGGGAAGACAGCACCAG GTAAGATAGAGAAGGTTCGTCCAGTTCCTCCAGCATCGCCGTGCTCTTCAGATGGAGCTCTGCCCTCGCCGCTGTCTGATCTGGGCAGTGATGATTCTGGAGGACAGCGACCCAAAAACTTCATGCAGACTTTGATGGAGGACTACGAGACACACAAGGTCAAGCGCCGGGAGAAATCTGAGGACAACAGT TATGTCCGCTCAGTTACAACTGAG GTTCTGGAGGCAACGCGTGTCACTCGCAGAAAAAGTAACATGGCCATCCGGTGGGAGGCGGGAATCTACGCCAACCAGGAAGaggctgaggaagaggaggaggaggaggaggaggaggaggaagaggaagagtaa